GCTCGCTATTGCTGCGACTGCGTGAGCAAGGCCAGCCGACGATCGCCGGCATCGACGTCGCCACCGACAACGTCCTCGCCGCAACAGCCCGCGGGCTCGACGTCATGGACGCCGACTTGAACACGCCACGGGAGTTCTTCCGCGACGGACAGTTCGACGTCGTCGTGCTGAGCCAGGCGCTGCAGAACGTCGAAAACACGCTGGGCGTCATGCGGGAGATGCTCCGCGTCGGCAGGCGTGCGATCGTCAGCTTCCCGAACTTCGCCCACGCGCCGCTGCGACGCATGCTCGCCGACGAGGGCCGCAGCCCCAAGGCGGACGGGCCTTATGCGTTCGAGTGGTACGACTCGCCCAACCGCCGCTTTCCGACGATCGCCGACTTCCACGACCTGTGCGACAAGCTCGGCCTCGTCGTCCAGCGGGGCATCTACCTCGACACGCACACCGGCCGGACGGTCGATGATGAGCCGAACCTGCACGCCGACCTGGCGGTGGTGGTGGTCGCAACCGTGTAGACTGAAGTCGGCATGGCCGAGTTCTCGTGTCCATCCTGCGACGCCACGCTCCGCACGCCTCCCGGCAGCGGCGGCCGGGCCGTGCTCTGCCCGAAATGCCGGGATGTGGTCACGGCTCCAGAGGACGAGTTGCTCGAAGGCGTCGTCGTCGACGAACCCGAGCACGTGGCCGCCGTCGCTCCGACGCAGCAGCGGCTTGAGGCGGCATCTGGTGCTTGGCAGCCAGGTTCAACGCTCAAGGTCAGGGGACCTGTCCGCCGTTACGGCTTCAACTGTCAATATTGCTCCAGCCGCCTCGAGGCGAACACGGCCGTCGCGGGCCAGGAGGGCCAATGCCCGACCTGCAGCAACACGATCATCATCCCGATCCTGGACCGCTCGGGCCGGCTGATCGACCCGATGACCGGCAAGGTCATCAAGCAAGACCCGCACCCCGTCCACGCCTACGCCG
This genomic window from Planctomycetota bacterium contains:
- a CDS encoding DUF4190 domain-containing protein; this translates as MAEFSCPSCDATLRTPPGSGGRAVLCPKCRDVVTAPEDELLEGVVVDEPEHVAAVAPTQQRLEAASGAWQPGSTLKVRGPVRRYGFNCQYCSSRLEANTAVAGQEGQCPTCSNTIIIPILDRSGRLIDPMTGKVIKQDPHPVHAYAAAGDHAPLIERGDDGHQYIRCPRCTASSPVTANNCRNCGMPFTMEGTTLEAAGSSNGMATASLVLGIVGLPAFCTVVVPLLAVVFGAVAVRQTNENGQGGRGMAIAGIVCGSVGLLMSMMLYLS